From a single Gadus morhua chromosome 3, gadMor3.0, whole genome shotgun sequence genomic region:
- the gng13a gene encoding guanine nucleotide-binding protein G(I)/G(S)/G(O) subunit gamma-13a — MDELDVPQMKREVESLQYQLAINREKSSITVTELVKWIEGCVCDDPFLNPELMRANPWVEKGKCVIL; from the exons ATGGACGAGTTAGACGTACCACAGAtgaagagggaggtggagagtcTTCAGTATCAGCTGGCAATCAACAGAGAAAAGTCCTCAATCACTGTCACAGA gCTTGTGAAGTGGAttgagggctgtgtgtgtgacgatCCATTTCTGAACCCAGAGCTGATGAGGGCCAACCCCTGGGTGGAGAAGGGAAAGTGTGTGATCCTCTAA